One Cuculus canorus isolate bCucCan1 chromosome 1, bCucCan1.pri, whole genome shotgun sequence DNA segment encodes these proteins:
- the LOC104054959 gene encoding glutamine amidotransferase-like class 1 domain-containing protein 3, mitochondrial, translating into MGKRVAVVLAGCGVFDGSEVHEASAALVHLSRGGAEVKIFAPNIEQRDVVNHLKGSPAEEKRNVLVESARLARGNIQDLAELKASEFDAVIFPGGFGVAKNLCSWAVDGKNCTVNEHVHSTLQAFHSAKKPIGLCCISPVLAAKVFPGCEVTVGQDKNVDGRFPDAETASAIVELGCKHVCKNVNESHVDKANKIVTTCAFMCKAPLHEIFEGVGTMVQEVLKLA; encoded by the exons ATGGGCAAGCGGGTGGCCGTGGTTCTGGCGGGCTGCGGCGTGTTCGATGGCAGCGAGGTTCACGAGGCCTCAGCGGCGCTGGTTCACCTCAGCCGCGGCGGCGCGGAG GTGAAGATATTTGCCCCCAACATTGAGCAAAGGGATGTAGTCAATCACCTAAAAGGGAGtccagcagaagagaagagaaatgtgtTAGTTGAGAGTGCCAGATTGGCAAGAGGGAACATTCAGGATTTGGCTGAACTGAAAGCTAGCGAATTTGATGCGGTCATTTTCCCTG GTGGTTTTGGTGTAGCAAAGAACCTATGTTCCTGGGCTGTAGACGGCAAGAACTGCACTGTCAATGAGCATGTGCACTCCACACTCCAAGCTTTCCACAGTGCTAAAAAGCCCATTGGATTGTGCTGTATATCGCCAGTCCTGGCAGCTAAAGTGTTTCCTGGTTGTGAGGTCACTGTCGGCCAAGATAAAAATGTGGATGGAAG atttcCTGATGCTGAAACAGCATCTGCTATAGTAGAGCTTGGATGTAAGCACGTttgcaaaaatgtaaatgaatcCCATGTGGATAAAGCCAATAAAATAGTTACTACCTGTGCATTCATGTGCAAGGCTCCTCTGCATGAAATCTTTGAGGGAGTTGGAACAATGGTACAAGAAGTCCTGAAACTTGCCTGA